In one Podarcis muralis chromosome 7, rPodMur119.hap1.1, whole genome shotgun sequence genomic region, the following are encoded:
- the HIF3A gene encoding hypoxia-inducible factor 3-alpha isoform X3 gives MRLTISYLRMHKLLNSGEWRDEVEAEEQVDAYYLKALDGFLMVLTEEGDMIYLSENVNKHLGLSQLELIGHSVFDFIHPCDQEELQDVLSPRQGFSKKKEVKTERSFSLRMKSTLTTRGRTVNLKSATWKVLHCSGHMRSYAPAKPAGGKEAEGGFVEPPLRCLVLICEAIPHPANIETPLDSGTFLSRHTMDMKFTYCDDRIAEVAGYTPEDLLGCSIYEYIHALDSDSVSKSINTLLSKGQAVTGQYRFLARNGGYLWTQTQATVISSSKNSQPESIVCVHFILSQVEEMGLVLSLEQTERQGEHRRLPPPSLEGLDSDGALDDLDANGGDTIINLSFELRGPKVLAFLRPANISEEELQLDPKRFCSPDLQKLLGPIFDPPGAQSQAPGTLRARPPAAPPKPAPVAKNTSGGRSPVNPVELPEELLFDMENVQKLFASSKETQSMETALQDYEGLDLEMLAPYISMDDDFQLSSTDHPPWLAEKRGGVPGPGTRPTSPPPRPRSRSFHGVSPRPPEQATLPRWGSDTSLSHPRPAQPPGSPPCGAEQVVEMVASVKIQAVQDGNSQNGQAASVGGRKRARELSVEEERDVFLEAGLPKRTRGLEPDGFLMPSLSLGFLLSVEECLDARSERGFGGSVSLGKKLLSLEEPMGLLGDMLPFVVDGPALSQLALFDGEDEASVQSGQHFQLGEELLVELDQAT, from the exons ATGCGGCTGACCATCAGTTACCTGCGGATGCACAAGCTACTGAATTCGG GAGAATGGCGAGATGAGGTGGAGGCAGAGGAGCAGGTGGACGCGTATTACCTGAAGGCCCTGGATGGCTTCCTCATGGTCCTGACTGAGGAAGGGGACATGATCTACCTCTCCGAGAACGTCAACAAGCACCTGGGCCTCAGTCAG TTGGAGCTCATTGGTCACAGCGTCTTTGACTTCATTCATCCCTGTGATCAAGAAGAACTGCAAGATGTATTGAGCCCAAGGCAGG gtttctcAAAGAAGAAGGAGGTGAAGACGGAACGCAGCTTCTCCCTGCGCATGAAGAGCACCCTCACGACCAGGGGGCGCACCGTCAACCTCAAGTCCGCCACCTGGAAA GTGCTCCATTGCTCCGGCCATATGCGGTCCTATGCGCCCGCCAAGCCAGCaggggggaaggaggcagaaggcgGCTTCGTGGAGCCCCCTTTGCGATGTTTGGTGCTGATCTGTGAGGCCATCCCGCACCCCGCTAACATCGAGACCCCGCTGGACAGCGGCACCTTCCTCAGCCGCCACACCATGGACATGAAGTTTACCTATTGCGACGACAG GATTGCAGAGGTGGCTGGTTACACGCCTGAAGACCTGCTGGGCTGCTCCATTTACGAGTACATCCACGCCCTGGACTCTGATTCTGTCAGCAAGAGCATCAACACCC TGCTGAGCAAGGGGCAGGCGGTAACCGGGCAGTACCGTTTCCTGGCCAGGAACGGCGGCTACCTGTGGACCCAGACTCAAGCCACGGTCATCTCCAGCAGCAAAAACTCCCAGCCCGAGAGCATCGTCTGCGTACACTTCATCTTAAG CCAGGTGGAAGAGATGGGCTTGGTGCTCTCCTTGGAGCAGACCGAGCGGCAGGGGGAGCACCGCCGGCTGCCCCCGCCCTCCCTCGAGGGGCTGGACTCCGACGGGGCCCTTGACGACCTGGACGCCAACGGGGGAGACACCATCATCAACCTTAGCTTTG AGCTGCGCGGCCCCAAAGTCCTGGCCTTCCTGCGCCCCGCCAACATCAGCGAAGAGGAGCTGCAGCTGGACCCCAAGCGCTTCTGCAGCCCCGACCTCCAGAAGCTTCTGGGCCCCATCTTCGACCCTCCCGGGGCCCAGAGCCAAGCGCCAGGGACCCTGCGGGCAAGGCCTCCGGCCGCACCGCCCAAGCCTGCTCCGGTTGCCAAGAACACTTCTGGAGGCAGGAGCCCAGTGAACCCG GTCGAGCTGCCAGAAGAGCTGCTTTTTGACATGGAGAACGTGCAGAAGCTCTTCGCTTCCAGCAAGGAGACTCAGTCAATGGAGACGGCCCTGCAG GACTACGAAGGCCtggacctggagatgctggcccCGTACATCTCGATGGACGACGATTTCCAGCTCAGCAGCACCGACCACCCGCCCTGGCTGGCCGAGAAACGGGGCGGCGTCCCGGGGCCGGGGACCCGGCCAACCTCGCCGCCCCCGCGGCCTCGCTCCAGAAGCTTCCACGGAGTCTCCCCCCGCCCACCCGAGCAGGCCACTCTCCCCCGCTGGGGCAGCGACACCAGCCTGAGCCACCCCCGCCCTGCCCAGCCCCCAGGGAGCCCCCCATGCGGGGCAGAGCAAGTGGTGGAGATGGTGGCGTCCGTCAAGATCCAGGCTGTGCAGGACGGGAACAGTCAAAATGGCCAGGCGGCCTCcgtgggtgggaggaagag GGCCCGGGAGCTGAGcgtggaggaagagagagatgtcTTCCTGGAGGCAGGGCTCCCTAAGCGCACCCGTGGCCTGGAGCCCGATGGCTTCCTGATGCCCTCCCTTAGCCTG ggtTTCCTGCTGAGTGTGGAAGAATGTTTGGATGCCAGGTCCGAGCGGGGTTTCGGGGGCAGTGTGTCCCTGGGCAAGAAGCTTCTGTCGCTGGAGGAGCCGATGG GCCTCCTGGGGGATATGTTGCCATTTGTGGTGGACGGACCAGCCCTCTCTCAGCTGGCCCTGTTTGACGGCGAGGACGAGGCCTCCGTGCAGAGCGGGCAGCATTTCCAGCTGGGGGAGGAGCTGCTGGTGGAACTGGACCAGGCCACTTGA
- the HIF3A gene encoding hypoxia-inducible factor 3-alpha isoform X2, whose product MENGLQCPRSTTEIRKEKSRDAARCRRSKETEVFYQLAHTLPFARGVSAHLDKASIMRLTISYLRMHKLLNSGEWRDEVEAEEQVDAYYLKALDGFLMVLTEEGDMIYLSENVNKHLGLSQLELIGHSVFDFIHPCDQEELQDVLSPRQGFSKKKEVKTERSFSLRMKSTLTTRGRTVNLKSATWKVLHCSGHMRSYAPAKPAGGKEAEGGFVEPPLRCLVLICEAIPHPANIETPLDSGTFLSRHTMDMKFTYCDDRIAEVAGYTPEDLLGCSIYEYIHALDSDSVSKSINTLLSKGQAVTGQYRFLARNGGYLWTQTQATVISSSKNSQPESIVCVHFILSQVEEMGLVLSLEQTERQGEHRRLPPPSLEGLDSDGALDDLDANGGDTIINLSFELRGPKVLAFLRPANISEEELQLDPKRFCSPDLQKLLGPIFDPPGAQSQAPGTLRARPPAAPPKPAPVAKNTSGGRSPVNPVELPEELLFDMENVQKLFASSKETQSMETALQDYEGLDLEMLAPYISMDDDFQLSSTDHPPWLAEKRGGVPGPGTRPTSPPPRPRSRSFHGVSPRPPEQATLPRWGSDTSLSHPRPAQPPGSPPCGAEQVVEMVASVKIQAVQDGNSQNGQAASVGGRKRARELSVEEERDVFLEAGLPKRTRGLEPDGFLMPSLSLGFLLSVEECLDARSERGFGGSVSLGKKLLSLEEPMGLLGDMLPFVVDGPALSQLALFDGEDEASVQSGQHFQLGEELLVELDQAT is encoded by the exons GTCTACCACAGAAATCCGGAAGGAGAAATCGAGGGACGCGGCGCGATGCCGCCGCAGCAAGGAGACGGAGGTTTTCTACCAGCTGGCGCACACCCTGCCCTTCGCCCGGGGGGTCAGTGCCCACCTGGACAAGGCCTCCATCATGCGGCTGACCATCAGTTACCTGCGGATGCACAAGCTACTGAATTCGG GAGAATGGCGAGATGAGGTGGAGGCAGAGGAGCAGGTGGACGCGTATTACCTGAAGGCCCTGGATGGCTTCCTCATGGTCCTGACTGAGGAAGGGGACATGATCTACCTCTCCGAGAACGTCAACAAGCACCTGGGCCTCAGTCAG TTGGAGCTCATTGGTCACAGCGTCTTTGACTTCATTCATCCCTGTGATCAAGAAGAACTGCAAGATGTATTGAGCCCAAGGCAGG gtttctcAAAGAAGAAGGAGGTGAAGACGGAACGCAGCTTCTCCCTGCGCATGAAGAGCACCCTCACGACCAGGGGGCGCACCGTCAACCTCAAGTCCGCCACCTGGAAA GTGCTCCATTGCTCCGGCCATATGCGGTCCTATGCGCCCGCCAAGCCAGCaggggggaaggaggcagaaggcgGCTTCGTGGAGCCCCCTTTGCGATGTTTGGTGCTGATCTGTGAGGCCATCCCGCACCCCGCTAACATCGAGACCCCGCTGGACAGCGGCACCTTCCTCAGCCGCCACACCATGGACATGAAGTTTACCTATTGCGACGACAG GATTGCAGAGGTGGCTGGTTACACGCCTGAAGACCTGCTGGGCTGCTCCATTTACGAGTACATCCACGCCCTGGACTCTGATTCTGTCAGCAAGAGCATCAACACCC TGCTGAGCAAGGGGCAGGCGGTAACCGGGCAGTACCGTTTCCTGGCCAGGAACGGCGGCTACCTGTGGACCCAGACTCAAGCCACGGTCATCTCCAGCAGCAAAAACTCCCAGCCCGAGAGCATCGTCTGCGTACACTTCATCTTAAG CCAGGTGGAAGAGATGGGCTTGGTGCTCTCCTTGGAGCAGACCGAGCGGCAGGGGGAGCACCGCCGGCTGCCCCCGCCCTCCCTCGAGGGGCTGGACTCCGACGGGGCCCTTGACGACCTGGACGCCAACGGGGGAGACACCATCATCAACCTTAGCTTTG AGCTGCGCGGCCCCAAAGTCCTGGCCTTCCTGCGCCCCGCCAACATCAGCGAAGAGGAGCTGCAGCTGGACCCCAAGCGCTTCTGCAGCCCCGACCTCCAGAAGCTTCTGGGCCCCATCTTCGACCCTCCCGGGGCCCAGAGCCAAGCGCCAGGGACCCTGCGGGCAAGGCCTCCGGCCGCACCGCCCAAGCCTGCTCCGGTTGCCAAGAACACTTCTGGAGGCAGGAGCCCAGTGAACCCG GTCGAGCTGCCAGAAGAGCTGCTTTTTGACATGGAGAACGTGCAGAAGCTCTTCGCTTCCAGCAAGGAGACTCAGTCAATGGAGACGGCCCTGCAG GACTACGAAGGCCtggacctggagatgctggcccCGTACATCTCGATGGACGACGATTTCCAGCTCAGCAGCACCGACCACCCGCCCTGGCTGGCCGAGAAACGGGGCGGCGTCCCGGGGCCGGGGACCCGGCCAACCTCGCCGCCCCCGCGGCCTCGCTCCAGAAGCTTCCACGGAGTCTCCCCCCGCCCACCCGAGCAGGCCACTCTCCCCCGCTGGGGCAGCGACACCAGCCTGAGCCACCCCCGCCCTGCCCAGCCCCCAGGGAGCCCCCCATGCGGGGCAGAGCAAGTGGTGGAGATGGTGGCGTCCGTCAAGATCCAGGCTGTGCAGGACGGGAACAGTCAAAATGGCCAGGCGGCCTCcgtgggtgggaggaagag GGCCCGGGAGCTGAGcgtggaggaagagagagatgtcTTCCTGGAGGCAGGGCTCCCTAAGCGCACCCGTGGCCTGGAGCCCGATGGCTTCCTGATGCCCTCCCTTAGCCTG ggtTTCCTGCTGAGTGTGGAAGAATGTTTGGATGCCAGGTCCGAGCGGGGTTTCGGGGGCAGTGTGTCCCTGGGCAAGAAGCTTCTGTCGCTGGAGGAGCCGATGG GCCTCCTGGGGGATATGTTGCCATTTGTGGTGGACGGACCAGCCCTCTCTCAGCTGGCCCTGTTTGACGGCGAGGACGAGGCCTCCGTGCAGAGCGGGCAGCATTTCCAGCTGGGGGAGGAGCTGCTGGTGGAACTGGACCAGGCCACTTGA
- the HIF3A gene encoding hypoxia-inducible factor 3-alpha isoform X1 yields MRRRRKRLKYRSWYRSTTEIRKEKSRDAARCRRSKETEVFYQLAHTLPFARGVSAHLDKASIMRLTISYLRMHKLLNSGEWRDEVEAEEQVDAYYLKALDGFLMVLTEEGDMIYLSENVNKHLGLSQLELIGHSVFDFIHPCDQEELQDVLSPRQGFSKKKEVKTERSFSLRMKSTLTTRGRTVNLKSATWKVLHCSGHMRSYAPAKPAGGKEAEGGFVEPPLRCLVLICEAIPHPANIETPLDSGTFLSRHTMDMKFTYCDDRIAEVAGYTPEDLLGCSIYEYIHALDSDSVSKSINTLLSKGQAVTGQYRFLARNGGYLWTQTQATVISSSKNSQPESIVCVHFILSQVEEMGLVLSLEQTERQGEHRRLPPPSLEGLDSDGALDDLDANGGDTIINLSFELRGPKVLAFLRPANISEEELQLDPKRFCSPDLQKLLGPIFDPPGAQSQAPGTLRARPPAAPPKPAPVAKNTSGGRSPVNPVELPEELLFDMENVQKLFASSKETQSMETALQDYEGLDLEMLAPYISMDDDFQLSSTDHPPWLAEKRGGVPGPGTRPTSPPPRPRSRSFHGVSPRPPEQATLPRWGSDTSLSHPRPAQPPGSPPCGAEQVVEMVASVKIQAVQDGNSQNGQAASVGGRKRARELSVEEERDVFLEAGLPKRTRGLEPDGFLMPSLSLGFLLSVEECLDARSERGFGGSVSLGKKLLSLEEPMGLLGDMLPFVVDGPALSQLALFDGEDEASVQSGQHFQLGEELLVELDQAT; encoded by the exons ATGCGGCGGCGCCGGAAGAGGCTGAAGTACAGGAGCTGGTACAG GTCTACCACAGAAATCCGGAAGGAGAAATCGAGGGACGCGGCGCGATGCCGCCGCAGCAAGGAGACGGAGGTTTTCTACCAGCTGGCGCACACCCTGCCCTTCGCCCGGGGGGTCAGTGCCCACCTGGACAAGGCCTCCATCATGCGGCTGACCATCAGTTACCTGCGGATGCACAAGCTACTGAATTCGG GAGAATGGCGAGATGAGGTGGAGGCAGAGGAGCAGGTGGACGCGTATTACCTGAAGGCCCTGGATGGCTTCCTCATGGTCCTGACTGAGGAAGGGGACATGATCTACCTCTCCGAGAACGTCAACAAGCACCTGGGCCTCAGTCAG TTGGAGCTCATTGGTCACAGCGTCTTTGACTTCATTCATCCCTGTGATCAAGAAGAACTGCAAGATGTATTGAGCCCAAGGCAGG gtttctcAAAGAAGAAGGAGGTGAAGACGGAACGCAGCTTCTCCCTGCGCATGAAGAGCACCCTCACGACCAGGGGGCGCACCGTCAACCTCAAGTCCGCCACCTGGAAA GTGCTCCATTGCTCCGGCCATATGCGGTCCTATGCGCCCGCCAAGCCAGCaggggggaaggaggcagaaggcgGCTTCGTGGAGCCCCCTTTGCGATGTTTGGTGCTGATCTGTGAGGCCATCCCGCACCCCGCTAACATCGAGACCCCGCTGGACAGCGGCACCTTCCTCAGCCGCCACACCATGGACATGAAGTTTACCTATTGCGACGACAG GATTGCAGAGGTGGCTGGTTACACGCCTGAAGACCTGCTGGGCTGCTCCATTTACGAGTACATCCACGCCCTGGACTCTGATTCTGTCAGCAAGAGCATCAACACCC TGCTGAGCAAGGGGCAGGCGGTAACCGGGCAGTACCGTTTCCTGGCCAGGAACGGCGGCTACCTGTGGACCCAGACTCAAGCCACGGTCATCTCCAGCAGCAAAAACTCCCAGCCCGAGAGCATCGTCTGCGTACACTTCATCTTAAG CCAGGTGGAAGAGATGGGCTTGGTGCTCTCCTTGGAGCAGACCGAGCGGCAGGGGGAGCACCGCCGGCTGCCCCCGCCCTCCCTCGAGGGGCTGGACTCCGACGGGGCCCTTGACGACCTGGACGCCAACGGGGGAGACACCATCATCAACCTTAGCTTTG AGCTGCGCGGCCCCAAAGTCCTGGCCTTCCTGCGCCCCGCCAACATCAGCGAAGAGGAGCTGCAGCTGGACCCCAAGCGCTTCTGCAGCCCCGACCTCCAGAAGCTTCTGGGCCCCATCTTCGACCCTCCCGGGGCCCAGAGCCAAGCGCCAGGGACCCTGCGGGCAAGGCCTCCGGCCGCACCGCCCAAGCCTGCTCCGGTTGCCAAGAACACTTCTGGAGGCAGGAGCCCAGTGAACCCG GTCGAGCTGCCAGAAGAGCTGCTTTTTGACATGGAGAACGTGCAGAAGCTCTTCGCTTCCAGCAAGGAGACTCAGTCAATGGAGACGGCCCTGCAG GACTACGAAGGCCtggacctggagatgctggcccCGTACATCTCGATGGACGACGATTTCCAGCTCAGCAGCACCGACCACCCGCCCTGGCTGGCCGAGAAACGGGGCGGCGTCCCGGGGCCGGGGACCCGGCCAACCTCGCCGCCCCCGCGGCCTCGCTCCAGAAGCTTCCACGGAGTCTCCCCCCGCCCACCCGAGCAGGCCACTCTCCCCCGCTGGGGCAGCGACACCAGCCTGAGCCACCCCCGCCCTGCCCAGCCCCCAGGGAGCCCCCCATGCGGGGCAGAGCAAGTGGTGGAGATGGTGGCGTCCGTCAAGATCCAGGCTGTGCAGGACGGGAACAGTCAAAATGGCCAGGCGGCCTCcgtgggtgggaggaagag GGCCCGGGAGCTGAGcgtggaggaagagagagatgtcTTCCTGGAGGCAGGGCTCCCTAAGCGCACCCGTGGCCTGGAGCCCGATGGCTTCCTGATGCCCTCCCTTAGCCTG ggtTTCCTGCTGAGTGTGGAAGAATGTTTGGATGCCAGGTCCGAGCGGGGTTTCGGGGGCAGTGTGTCCCTGGGCAAGAAGCTTCTGTCGCTGGAGGAGCCGATGG GCCTCCTGGGGGATATGTTGCCATTTGTGGTGGACGGACCAGCCCTCTCTCAGCTGGCCCTGTTTGACGGCGAGGACGAGGCCTCCGTGCAGAGCGGGCAGCATTTCCAGCTGGGGGAGGAGCTGCTGGTGGAACTGGACCAGGCCACTTGA